The Alcaligenes faecalis sequence TACCCTTAGGGCGGGTCGGCGGGAAAACAAGCGGTGTTCGTGGAGTCCGCCGTGTACAGGGGGCACGGCAATTAGCTTAACGCTGTGTTATGAAGAGTTAATAAAAAAGCATATGACATCAAGGTTTTGCCACCCCTAGAATGAAAGCACTACAAACAGAAAATGATGGCAAGGAGACCTTATGCAAGGCGTAAACACTATCGCCGCGTTGGCTGCGGCTGTTTCTCGCAAAAACACCCTGTCCCGCTTGGGACGCGTTGGCAGCAAAGCAGGTTTGATGCTGGCAACCCTGGCTGCTGGATTGGCCTTGAGCCTGCCCGCTCATGCGGACAACCCCAATCAGGGCAAGATGTTCAAAGTGGCCGCGGATGTGGGTCTGGTGCCGTTTTTCATGCGCGGCACTGATGGCAAGATGGATGGCTTTTCCAACGACCTGACTCAGGAAGTGGCCCAGCGCATGGGGTATGACGGTGCCGAGGTCATTGACACCCCGTTTTCCGCTATTTTTGCAGGCTTGTTTTCTAGTCGCTACGACATGGTGGCCGCCCCCACCAACACCACGCGGGAACGTGCCGAGCAAATGCTGTTTGCCGAGCCGTACATGGCGGGTGGCCTGAGCTTTCTGGCTAAGAAAGGCGCTACCGTCAATGCGCTGGAAGATTTGAAGGGCAAGACCATTGCCGTCAATAATGGCAGTTTCTCGGACCGCTGGTTGCAGGACAACCAGGAAAAGTACGGCTACAAGATCCAGCGTTTCAACAAGAACACGGATGCGGTGCAGGCCGTGGCTATTGGTCGTGCCTTTGCCAATATGTCCGAAACCCCGTTGGCCCGCTACATCGCCACAAAAACCCCTGCATTGGCTCCGGTCTACGACATGACCACCGAGGCCAATTATGCTTTTGCATTTCGCAAGGACGACACGACCTTGCGCAATCGCGTGGATGAAGTGCTGGAGTGCATGAAGCAGGATGGCTCCCTGTCCAGGCTGCATATGAAATGGTTTGGGACGGAACCCACTGCGGGTACCGCCATGACGGTTGTTTTTCCCGGTTATGGTGCACCCGACTACCCTGGTTACGAGCCCACTGAGCACACCCCCGACTGCTCCCGTCCTTAATAGCGTCTTCGCGCTGTTTCTCTAGCTATACGGCCCCGCAGGGGCTGGTCTGTGCCTGCCCGACGGGCAGGCGGTCAAGGAGCGACCATGAGTGAAATTGTCCGCATCCAGGGCTTGCGCAAATCGTTTGGGCAGGCCGAGATTCTTAAAGGCATAGACCTGAGCGTCAACACCGGCGAAGTCGTCGTGATGATTGGCGGCTCGGGCTCGGGCAAAAGTACCTGTCTGCGCTGCATCAACCGTTTGGAAACCCCTACCAGCGGCACGATTGTGGTGGCAGACAGCGATGTGACCTGCCCGCGCACTGATTTGAACCAGGTGCGCCAGAACATAGGCATGGTGTTTCAGGGCATACACCTGTACCCCCATATGACGGCGCTGGGCAATGTGATGCTGGCGCTGCGCAAGGTGAAAAAAGTGCCCAAGGTGCAGGCCGAAGAGCAGGCTCGCCATCACCTGGAACAAGTGGGTCTGGCCGAGCGTATCGAACACTATCCCAGTCAGTTGTCCGGTGGCCAGCAGCAGCGTGTGGGCATTGCCCGTGCCCTGGCGCTGGAGCCCAAAGTCATGCTGTTTGATGAACCGACCTCGGGCCTGGATCCCGAGCTGGTTGGTGAAGTGTTGAACGTCATGAAACGTACCCGTGATGCGGGTATGACCATGGTGATTGTCACGCACGAAATGCAGTTTGCCCGTGAAGTGGGGGATCGTATTGTGTTCATGGACCAGGGCGTGATTCTGGACCAGGGCAGCCCCGATGAAATTCTGTGTAAGCCGCGTCACAAGCGGATTCAGGATTTTCTGAGCCGCATGAACTGAGGTCGGCCATGGATCAGATTGTTTATTACTTCTTTAACTGGACGCTGATCAGCCCCCATCTGCCCGAGATCATGCAGGGCTTTTGGGTCACGCTGCAAATGGCTGTGATGACCGTGATTCTGGGCACCGTCCTGGGTCTGGGCTTGGCTGTGCTGCGCTGCTATGGATGGCGTCCCGTCAATATTCTGATGACGCTGTATGTGGACATATTCCGTGCGATTCCGCAGTTGGTCATTATTGTGCTGGTCTTTTTTGCCTTGCCTTCGTTGGGTATTGTGATTGATCCGATACCGGCGACTGTCTTGGCCTTGAGCTTGGTGCTGTCTGCTTTTGCCGAAGAAATCTTCTGGTCCGGCATTGCGGCGGTGCCGACAGGGCAATGGGAAGCGGGTCGCTCCACCGGCATGGGTTTCAGCCAGACGCTGTTTGCCATCATCCTGCCGCAAGCCGTGCGCCTGGCGATTCCACCGCTGACCAATCGCGCCATCGGGATTACCAAAGGCACCACGCTGGGCTCAGTCATTGCCGTGCCCGAGTTGCTTAACGTGTCCAGCAATATCCAGTCCAACATTGCCAACCCCACTGCCTTTACAGCCGGGGCCATTTTGTTCTGCCTGATTTTCTTTCCCTTCGTTCATCTGACGAGGGTGCTGGAACGGCGCTATGCGATCAAGTCGTAGGAGGGACGCGCTATGGAATTGATCGATACGTTTCTGAACCCGAAGATTATTGCCGCCAGTTGGCCGCTGCTGATGCAGGGCCTGTGGCTGACGGTCAAGCTCGCCCTCATCATTGTGCCGCTGGCAGCCCTGCTGGGCCTGATCATTGCCTGCCTGCATTACCAGCAGCATCGCTGGCTGAACCGGCTGATCCTGCTGTATGTGGATTTCTTCCGGGCTTTCCCGCCTTTGGTGCTGCTGATCTTCATTTACTACGGCCTGCCGTTCCTGGGCCTGCCCCTGAATGAGTTTTCAGCCACGGTGCTGGCGCTGGTTCTGAACAGCAGTGGCTACTTCGCGGAGATTTTCCGCGCCGGGCTGGAGTCGGTGTCCCCTGGTCAGAACGAGGCGGCGCGCTCGACCGGCTTGAACGCCCGTCAGGCCATGGCTTATGTGGTCGTGCCTCAGGGGGTGCGCAATGTGATTCCGGATCTGGCAAGCAACACCTTGGAAGCCATCAAGCAGACCTCGATTGCCTCGGCTGTGGCCTTGCCCGAGCTGCTGCGTTCGGCCCAGATCATGCAGGGCGAGACCTATAGCCAGACACCGTTGGTGGCCGCTGCACTGATTTACTTCATTCTTCTGTGGCCCTTGGTACGCATGATTTCGCGTATGCAAAAGCCGTTTGTTGTTCCACGTTGAGCCTAAGCGTAACTATGAAAAATAAAGGTGTCTTTTCCATTTGCCCCACCCCCTTCAAACCGGGTGGTGAGCTGGATTTGCAAAGCCTGGTCAGTCTGGTGAACTTCCAGCTGGAAGCCGGTATTCACGGGCTGGCGATTTTGGGGGTGATGGGGGAGCTGCACAAGCTCAGTACCTTTGAGCGTCGGCGTGTCATTGAAACGGTGGTGGCCGCGGTGCGCGGCGCGGTGCCGGTGTGGGTGGGTGTGCGCGCCTTGGGTACGGCAGCCGCAGTGGAGCAGGCTCGTAGTGCCGAGGACTTGGGCGCGGATGCGATTTTTGTCGCCCCCTTGGCCGGGGCAGACGACGAGATGCAGGTGTCCTACTACCGTCAGATCGTGCAGGTGGTCCGTATCCCGGTAGTGATTCATGACTTCCCGGAACTGTTTGCTGCCCGTATCAGCCCCGCCTTGGCCGTGCGCCTGAAGGGTGAAGCAGGCGTGTCCATTTTGAACTCCGAGGATCCGCCGGTTGGTCAAAAAATTACCGCCGTGCGGGGTTTGTCGGGTGATGCCTTGCCGATCTTGAGTGGCTTGGGTGGCATGCACTTTCTGGAAGAGCTGCAACGGGGGGCGGATGGTGTGGTCACGGGCTTCTCCTTCCCGGAAATTTTGCTCAAGGTCTATGCCTTGCATCGTCAGGGCGAGCAGGAAGAAGCCGCCCGCGTGTTTGACCGTTACTGCTCCTTGATCCGTTACGAGTTTCAGCCGCTGGTAGCCTTGGCGCTGCGCAAGTATTCCTATATGCGCCGTGGCATCATCGCCTGCGATGCGACGCGCGATCCGGCCACGGCGCTGGACCATATCAGCCGGGATGAGTTTGAGGCTGTGGTGCGCCGAGTGGGTCTGGATTTGTCCGCCAAGGGTGTACAGACCGTTTAAACTTTGCTGTTCTCGAGTAACTGCTGCATTTGTTGGATTTGCCGGGTAAATAACGTCTGGGGGGCCCCGGCGTTATTTACCCGGTTTTTTTGCTTGCGCTTCTTCTTCTTCTTCTTCTTCTTCTTCTTCTTCTTCTTCTTCTTCTTCTTCTTCTTCAGTTTCCTGAGAGTTGGAGAGTGGCGCTGCTTGTGTGCAGAGCAGGAGATTTGTGGGACAAGGAGCGCAGAGAGCCTGCATGTTTAGATAGTGTTTCGTGGAAACGCCTGTCTGGGCCGGGGGGCCGTTCTCCGGGCTTGGCTCCTTGTCGGTGCTGCGCACCGGTACCCGGTCAGGCTTGCTATTCGGGCGCGCCCTGAACTCGCGAAAGTGCCTTGTCCACAGGACAAGGCACAAGCATTTCGCTCAAACAGCAGGGTGCTTGTACCCCGAATAGCAAGCCCGCCTGCGGCAAGAAGCCTGAATCGCCCAGAGGACGGCCCCCCGGCCCAGACCGGCTCACAATGACTATCAATATGAGCCCTTCCTCCTTTTGGAGCCTGGCGGTATGTGGCTCTTCGGGCTGCTGTCGCGGTGTGAGGGACTTGAGGGGGGCGAGGTTTGCGTGTGGATCGTGGCTCTCAAGAGTTAGCGGTGGGTGTGGGGGGCGCAAA is a genomic window containing:
- a CDS encoding ABC transporter substrate-binding protein, which translates into the protein MQGVNTIAALAAAVSRKNTLSRLGRVGSKAGLMLATLAAGLALSLPAHADNPNQGKMFKVAADVGLVPFFMRGTDGKMDGFSNDLTQEVAQRMGYDGAEVIDTPFSAIFAGLFSSRYDMVAAPTNTTRERAEQMLFAEPYMAGGLSFLAKKGATVNALEDLKGKTIAVNNGSFSDRWLQDNQEKYGYKIQRFNKNTDAVQAVAIGRAFANMSETPLARYIATKTPALAPVYDMTTEANYAFAFRKDDTTLRNRVDEVLECMKQDGSLSRLHMKWFGTEPTAGTAMTVVFPGYGAPDYPGYEPTEHTPDCSRP
- a CDS encoding amino acid ABC transporter ATP-binding protein translates to MSEIVRIQGLRKSFGQAEILKGIDLSVNTGEVVVMIGGSGSGKSTCLRCINRLETPTSGTIVVADSDVTCPRTDLNQVRQNIGMVFQGIHLYPHMTALGNVMLALRKVKKVPKVQAEEQARHHLEQVGLAERIEHYPSQLSGGQQQRVGIARALALEPKVMLFDEPTSGLDPELVGEVLNVMKRTRDAGMTMVIVTHEMQFAREVGDRIVFMDQGVILDQGSPDEILCKPRHKRIQDFLSRMN
- a CDS encoding amino acid ABC transporter permease, encoding MDQIVYYFFNWTLISPHLPEIMQGFWVTLQMAVMTVILGTVLGLGLAVLRCYGWRPVNILMTLYVDIFRAIPQLVIIVLVFFALPSLGIVIDPIPATVLALSLVLSAFAEEIFWSGIAAVPTGQWEAGRSTGMGFSQTLFAIILPQAVRLAIPPLTNRAIGITKGTTLGSVIAVPELLNVSSNIQSNIANPTAFTAGAILFCLIFFPFVHLTRVLERRYAIKS
- a CDS encoding amino acid ABC transporter permease, coding for MELIDTFLNPKIIAASWPLLMQGLWLTVKLALIIVPLAALLGLIIACLHYQQHRWLNRLILLYVDFFRAFPPLVLLIFIYYGLPFLGLPLNEFSATVLALVLNSSGYFAEIFRAGLESVSPGQNEAARSTGLNARQAMAYVVVPQGVRNVIPDLASNTLEAIKQTSIASAVALPELLRSAQIMQGETYSQTPLVAAALIYFILLWPLVRMISRMQKPFVVPR
- a CDS encoding dihydrodipicolinate synthase family protein translates to MKNKGVFSICPTPFKPGGELDLQSLVSLVNFQLEAGIHGLAILGVMGELHKLSTFERRRVIETVVAAVRGAVPVWVGVRALGTAAAVEQARSAEDLGADAIFVAPLAGADDEMQVSYYRQIVQVVRIPVVIHDFPELFAARISPALAVRLKGEAGVSILNSEDPPVGQKITAVRGLSGDALPILSGLGGMHFLEELQRGADGVVTGFSFPEILLKVYALHRQGEQEEAARVFDRYCSLIRYEFQPLVALALRKYSYMRRGIIACDATRDPATALDHISRDEFEAVVRRVGLDLSAKGVQTV